One stretch of Zingiber officinale cultivar Zhangliang chromosome 6B, Zo_v1.1, whole genome shotgun sequence DNA includes these proteins:
- the LOC121990778 gene encoding uncharacterized protein ycf23-like, whose translation MILFLQICVSSVDPLAFPSAVEAGAQMVEIGNYDSFYEMGIQFSPEQILKLTRETRRILPSITLSVTMPHMLSLPDQVKLAELLEQEGADIIQTEGGKYSSPSKPGVLGLIEKATPTLAAAYSISRAVQIPVMCSSGLSAVTAPMALTAGAAGVVCVLLLSNLIIICY comes from the exons ATGATCTTGTTCTTGCAGATTTGTGTTTCCTCTGTGGACCCTTTGGCATTTCCttctgcagtggaagcaggtgcCCAAATG GTGGAAATTGGAAATTATGATTCTTTCTACGAGATGGGAATTCAGTTTTCCCCTGAACAG ATTCTAAAGCTCACTAGAGAAACTAGAAGGATTCTTCCATCCATTACACTGTCTGTAACCATGCCACACATGCTTAGTCTCCCTGATCAG GTGAAGCTAGCAGAGTTGCTGGAACAGGAAGGTGCTGATATAATCCAAACTGAAGGAGGGAAATACTCAAGTCCATCAAAACCTGGTGTCCTTGGTTTGATCGAGAAG GCCACACCAACGCTAGCAGCTGCATACTCCATTTCCCGAGCAGTTCAGATTCCAGTTATGTGCTCATCTGGATTAAGCGCTGTCACTGCACCTATGGCTTTAACAGCAGGAGCAGCTGGTGTGGTATGCGTTCTTTTGctttctaatctaatcattatctgctactag